A section of the Agarivorans litoreus genome encodes:
- a CDS encoding valine--tRNA ligase: MEKTYNPSAIEQALYQEWEQQGHFKPHGDTTKDAYSIMIPPPNVTGSLHMGHAFQDTIMDTLIRYQRMQGKNTLWQVGTDHAGIATQMVVERKIAAEEDKTKHDYGREAFINKIWDWKAESGGTITKQLRRLGASVDWERERFTMDDGMSKAVEEAFVRLYEDDLIYRGKRLVNWDPKLHTAISDLEVENKEKKGHMWHLRYPLADGETTSEGKDYLVVATTRPETMLGDTGVAVNPEDPRYNALIGKFIELPLVGRRIPIVGDEHADMEKGTGCVKITPAHDFNDCEVGKRHKLPMINILTLNADIRDAAEVFTSNGEPSEVYSTDIPEEFQGLERFAARKAIVAKFDELGLLQEVADHNNTVPYGDRGGVVIEPMLTDQWYVRAAPLAKTATEAVENGDIKFVPQQYENMYFSWMRDIQDWCISRQLWWGHRIPAWYDESGKVYVGRNEAEVRSKHGLGDEVSLRQDDDVLDTWFSSGLWTFATQGWPEKTPNLATFHPSDVLVTGFDIIFFWVARMIMMTMYFIKDENNKPQVPFKTVYVTGLIRDENGDKMSKSKGNVLDPLDMIDGIDLESLVTKRCGNMMQPQLAKKIEKDTRKTFENGIEAHGTDALRFTLAAMATTGRDINWDMNRLEGYRNFCNKLWNASRYVLMNTEEQDCGLSSQEQGGEMEFSLADRWIEGQYQQTIKAYREALDTYRFDIAAQLIYEFTWNQFCGWYLELTKPVLFKGNEVQQRGTRYTLLNILESLLRLMHPITPYITETIWRQVAPLAGKAQASDSIMLQSIPEFDASRIDEAAVADLEWLKQFILAIRNIRGEMDISPNKPLNVLLKNASSEDLRRLNDNAPFLASLAKLESTTPLAEGEAAPASATAILGNMEILIPMAGLIDKDAELARIGKQLEKLEKELAKVSGKLSNQKFVANAPEQVIAKERAKLDEMESAKAKLVAQQETIAAL; encoded by the coding sequence ATGGAAAAGACCTACAACCCAAGCGCAATTGAACAAGCGCTATATCAAGAATGGGAACAACAAGGCCACTTTAAGCCGCATGGCGATACCACTAAAGACGCCTACAGCATTATGATCCCACCGCCAAACGTCACTGGCAGCTTGCATATGGGACATGCGTTTCAAGACACCATTATGGATACCTTGATCCGCTACCAACGCATGCAAGGTAAAAACACCTTGTGGCAAGTAGGTACTGACCACGCCGGCATTGCAACCCAAATGGTGGTAGAGCGTAAAATTGCCGCTGAAGAAGACAAAACCAAACACGACTATGGTCGTGAGGCTTTTATCAACAAAATTTGGGATTGGAAAGCAGAATCTGGCGGCACAATTACTAAGCAGCTACGCCGTTTAGGCGCCTCGGTCGACTGGGAGCGCGAGCGCTTCACCATGGACGACGGCATGTCTAAAGCCGTAGAAGAAGCCTTTGTACGCCTTTACGAAGACGATCTTATCTACCGCGGTAAACGCCTAGTTAACTGGGATCCAAAACTGCACACTGCTATTTCTGATCTTGAAGTTGAAAACAAAGAAAAGAAAGGCCACATGTGGCACCTGCGCTACCCGCTAGCCGATGGTGAAACCACCAGTGAAGGTAAAGATTATTTGGTGGTTGCCACTACCCGTCCAGAAACCATGCTAGGTGATACTGGTGTTGCGGTTAACCCAGAAGATCCTCGCTACAACGCCCTAATAGGCAAGTTCATCGAGCTACCATTAGTTGGTCGCCGCATTCCTATCGTAGGTGACGAACACGCCGATATGGAGAAAGGTACTGGTTGTGTAAAAATCACTCCCGCTCACGACTTTAATGACTGTGAAGTTGGCAAGCGCCACAAACTTCCGATGATCAACATTCTTACCTTGAATGCAGACATTCGTGATGCAGCCGAAGTATTCACTAGCAATGGTGAGCCATCAGAGGTTTATTCAACGGATATTCCGGAAGAGTTCCAAGGTTTAGAGCGCTTTGCAGCACGTAAAGCCATTGTGGCCAAGTTTGACGAGTTAGGCCTGTTACAAGAAGTAGCCGACCACAACAACACTGTACCTTACGGTGACCGAGGCGGCGTAGTAATTGAGCCAATGCTAACCGACCAATGGTATGTACGTGCCGCGCCGCTAGCCAAAACTGCTACCGAAGCGGTAGAAAATGGCGACATCAAATTTGTACCACAGCAATACGAGAACATGTACTTCTCATGGATGCGCGACATTCAAGATTGGTGTATTTCACGCCAACTTTGGTGGGGCCACCGCATTCCCGCTTGGTACGATGAAAGCGGCAAAGTGTATGTTGGTCGTAACGAAGCAGAAGTACGTAGCAAACACGGCTTAGGTGACGAAGTAAGCCTACGCCAAGACGACGACGTACTAGATACATGGTTCTCTTCAGGTTTATGGACATTTGCGACTCAAGGCTGGCCAGAGAAAACGCCAAACCTTGCTACCTTCCACCCAAGCGATGTATTGGTAACTGGTTTTGACATCATCTTCTTCTGGGTAGCCAGAATGATCATGATGACCATGTACTTCATCAAAGACGAAAATAACAAGCCTCAAGTACCTTTTAAAACGGTATACGTAACGGGGCTTATTCGTGATGAAAATGGCGACAAAATGTCGAAGTCTAAGGGCAACGTACTTGACCCATTAGACATGATCGACGGTATCGATTTAGAAAGCTTAGTAACTAAACGTTGTGGCAACATGATGCAGCCACAACTTGCTAAGAAAATCGAAAAAGATACCCGTAAAACTTTCGAAAACGGCATTGAAGCTCACGGTACCGACGCCTTACGTTTCACCCTAGCCGCTATGGCGACCACTGGTCGTGATATTAACTGGGACATGAACCGCCTTGAAGGTTACCGAAACTTCTGTAACAAGTTATGGAATGCCAGCCGCTACGTATTAATGAATACCGAAGAGCAAGACTGCGGCCTCTCTTCACAAGAGCAGGGCGGTGAAATGGAATTTTCTCTAGCAGACCGCTGGATCGAAGGCCAATATCAGCAAACCATCAAAGCTTACCGTGAAGCATTAGATACTTACCGCTTCGACATTGCTGCCCAGCTAATCTACGAATTCACCTGGAACCAGTTCTGTGGTTGGTACTTAGAATTAACTAAGCCAGTTCTGTTTAAAGGCAACGAGGTGCAGCAACGTGGTACTCGCTATACCCTGCTAAACATTTTAGAAAGCTTACTGCGTTTAATGCACCCAATCACGCCTTACATTACCGAAACCATTTGGCGTCAAGTTGCGCCATTAGCCGGTAAAGCGCAGGCCAGTGATAGCATTATGCTGCAAAGCATTCCAGAGTTTGATGCCTCACGTATAGATGAAGCCGCTGTGGCCGATTTAGAATGGCTTAAGCAGTTTATTTTGGCGATTCGAAATATTCGCGGTGAGATGGACATTAGCCCGAACAAACCGCTTAACGTCCTATTGAAAAACGCCTCAAGCGAAGACTTACGCCGCTTAAACGATAACGCACCGTTCTTGGCTTCTCTAGCTAAACTAGAAAGCACCACCCCATTGGCAGAAGGCGAAGCGGCTCCAGCCTCAGCAACTGCTATTTTAGGCAACATGGAGATACTTATCCCTATGGCTGGCCTAATTGATAAAGATGCAGAGCTAGCACGTATCGGCAAGCAACTTGAAAAACTAGAAAAAGAGCTAGCAAAAGTGTCTGGCAAGCTATCAAATCAAAAGTTTGTCGCCAATGCACCTGAGCAAGTTATTGCTAAAGAACGTGCCAAACTAGACGAAATGGAAAGTGCTAAGGCTAAGTTGGTTGCTCAGCAAGAGACCATCGCCGCCCTTTAG
- a CDS encoding DUF445 domain-containing protein produces the protein MNKSLLTNLATLLLVAVGYFTANDLIFSIGLFALSGAFTNWIAVHMLFEKVPGLYGSGVIPARFDDFKAGIKQLMLTQFFTAENIDRFLSDASGKAVQLNLRPVIDKTDFSPAYHALVDTIENSSFGGMLAMVGGKEALTPLEQPFVEKLKDAVIEISQDEQFSEALREELEQPEHLGDVQQKITLIIEQRLAELTPQLVKQIIQEMIRKHLGWLVVWGGVFGGVFGLIHGLV, from the coding sequence ATGAACAAGAGTTTACTCACTAACTTAGCCACTTTGCTACTGGTAGCTGTAGGCTATTTTACTGCCAATGACTTAATCTTCTCGATTGGTTTGTTTGCTCTATCCGGCGCATTTACCAACTGGATAGCGGTGCATATGTTGTTTGAAAAAGTGCCCGGTTTATATGGCTCTGGGGTTATTCCGGCGCGCTTTGACGACTTTAAAGCAGGCATTAAACAGTTAATGTTGACCCAATTTTTTACTGCAGAAAACATCGACCGTTTTCTTTCTGATGCGAGTGGAAAAGCGGTGCAATTAAATCTGCGCCCAGTGATTGATAAAACTGACTTTAGCCCCGCTTATCATGCCTTAGTAGATACTATCGAAAACTCATCTTTTGGCGGAATGCTAGCGATGGTTGGTGGCAAAGAAGCACTCACTCCGCTTGAGCAGCCTTTTGTAGAAAAGCTCAAAGATGCAGTGATTGAAATTAGCCAAGATGAGCAATTTAGCGAAGCACTCAGAGAAGAATTAGAGCAACCTGAACACTTAGGCGATGTGCAACAAAAAATCACCTTAATTATCGAACAGCGGCTTGCTGAGCTTACCCCACAATTAGTTAAACAAATCATCCAAGAGATGATTCGTAAGCACCTAGGCTGGCTGGTCGTTTGGGGCGGTGTTTTTGGTGGAGTATTTGGCCTAATACACGGCCTAGTGTAA